The sequence AGCCTGTTCCTTGAGCGCTCCTATCTTTTCATCCACCTTCTCGAAAAAATCACGGGTTTCGACACGGACCGGCTCATGAGCGATTCTTTCTTTGGAGGGGTAGAGCACATTGTCCCTGTCATTCACGGCAAACGGAGCGAAGAAGTCTGTGGCCCGTTCCAGGAGCAGCGGATCAGCAGGTGAAGTGGATGCGATCTGGGCGAAATTTCCGCCAAGATCAATCATCATTTCTTCGTAACTGAGCTCTGCGGTTCCTGCTGCTACGCCTTTCAGGTCTGTGAAGACACGGTTGAATCTCGGATCCTGCGCCGATAGTTTTCCCATAGTTGTCAGGATCAGGTTGAGATCAGCCGCTTGAAGCGAGAAGGCAGTCAGCAGGATGAGAGCTGAAAACAGTTTGCAGACCATGTTCCCCCCGGTTTTGTGATTTTTTTAATTATATCCGGGAATGGAGTTTTTTCAACGAGAATCTTAGCATTATTTGGGAATATTTCAGCAGAAAACGATTTCGATTGATCCCTTTCTGGAGGAATTCCAGGGCAGGTGATATAATCCGGGAATGCCTAAATTCATCCTGATGATTATGTTTGTCTGTTCTGTTTACTGTCTTCCAGCCACTGAAGAGATAAACGCTACCGTGGAATCCGGGATCTTCGCAGCCATCGATTCACACGACAGGCAGCTTTTGAAGAAAGAAATTATTTCAGGGGCAGACCTTTCACAGACAGACAAAGACGGCAATAATCCCCTGATCTGCGCAGTGAGCGGCGGGGACCTGACCATTGTGAAAATGCTTGTGACAGCAGGTGCAGATGTGAATTGCATTGAACCCACCTTTAAATATTCTCCTCTCCTTTTACTGACCGGGGTAAACGCAAACGCTGAGATTGCGAAATTCCTGATCGAACATGGCGCTGACGTCAATGCCGAGGACGTGACAGGCAGGAGCGTGATACAGCATGCCCTGGAAGACAGCAACCGTGAACTGGTTGCCCTGCTGCTGCAGAAAGGAGTGAAGTTCAAAGAATCATACCTGAGTCTGATCAAGGACAAGCTCATGGCAGAGACCGTGTTTTCAAAAATTCCGGATCTGGACAGCAGACAGGCAGGGCTGATCCTTTCCTCAGCCAGATCAAAAGATCTGGTGGATCTGATGATCCTGCGCGGAGTGGATGTCAATCTGAGGGGTGCCGGCGGCAGGACTGCGCTGATGAACACCGATGATTACGAAACTGCCAGGCTGCTGATCGAGCGGGGGGCGATTGTCAATCTCACGGATGAAGCCGGGATCACGCCCCTGATGAATTCCAGGAACACCTTAGTTTCTGAACTGCTCTGCACCTGTGGCGCCAATGTGAACGACAGGGATTGCAACGGCAGGACAGCCCTGCATCATATCCTGGGCAGTGAAGGTGATCCGGATAGCGGGACTTACCCCGGCAAAGTGATTTATGATCTTGTCAGGACTCTGGTTTTCTATGGCGCTGACGTGAATCTGAAAGATAGGGAAGGCCTGACGCCGCTGATGCTGGTTAAAGACATAGAGACTGCAGATTTTCTGCTTGATCATGGTGCCGGTCTTGAGGCCAGGGATCTGCTTGGCAATACAGCACTCTGGTTTGCTGCAGCTTCCGGATCGTCCGAACTGCTGCAGCTCTATCTGAAAGCCGGAGCCAATGTGCTATCCAGAAACAATGAAGGCAGGACAGCGCTGATGAATTCCAAGTCGGATCTGGCGGAAATACTGATCAAGGCAGGGGCTGACGTAAACGCTGCCGACATGGAGGGATTGACTGCATTGATGATAGCTGCCGGAGAGGATGATTCGGAGATGGTCGGGCTTCTGCTCCGGTACAACGGGGCAGTGACACCGCACGACAAGGACGGCAACACAGCCCTTCATCACGCTGTGATGGCTGAACTCTGGGAAAACAACAGAGTGGTGGAACTGCTGCTCAAAGCAGGTGCAGACTTATCGCTCACAAACTCGGCCGGCCGAAACGCGCTTGATTTAGCTAAGGCTCGGCTTCAGGCTGTACGCATGGAAGCTCAATCTTCCCCTTCCTTTGAGGGGAATGTTTCACTTTATGAGCAGATGATAGAGATGATCAAGGAGAAGAGCGGACAGAATTAGAGCTTTTAATTTTTCTCCACATGAA is a genomic window of Candidatus Wallbacteria bacterium containing:
- a CDS encoding ankyrin repeat domain-containing protein translates to MPKFILMIMFVCSVYCLPATEEINATVESGIFAAIDSHDRQLLKKEIISGADLSQTDKDGNNPLICAVSGGDLTIVKMLVTAGADVNCIEPTFKYSPLLLLTGVNANAEIAKFLIEHGADVNAEDVTGRSVIQHALEDSNRELVALLLQKGVKFKESYLSLIKDKLMAETVFSKIPDLDSRQAGLILSSARSKDLVDLMILRGVDVNLRGAGGRTALMNTDDYETARLLIERGAIVNLTDEAGITPLMNSRNTLVSELLCTCGANVNDRDCNGRTALHHILGSEGDPDSGTYPGKVIYDLVRTLVFYGADVNLKDREGLTPLMLVKDIETADFLLDHGAGLEARDLLGNTALWFAAASGSSELLQLYLKAGANVLSRNNEGRTALMNSKSDLAEILIKAGADVNAADMEGLTALMIAAGEDDSEMVGLLLRYNGAVTPHDKDGNTALHHAVMAELWENNRVVELLLKAGADLSLTNSAGRNALDLAKARLQAVRMEAQSSPSFEGNVSLYEQMIEMIKEKSGQN